One segment of Amycolatopsis alba DSM 44262 DNA contains the following:
- a CDS encoding TetR/AcrR family transcriptional regulator, translating to METPGRRERKKAATRQALADAALKLFLERGYDQVSIRDIADAADVSTTTLFKHFTGKEALVFDEAQDREANLIAAVREREAGQSVVEALREYVLATWLPLTAHPQYPEFTALVSGTPALQEYGERMWTRHAAALGAAIAEDAGADHDDVASRALARFVLDIPALTRGTSDPRKAVEEIFDLLTHGWR from the coding sequence ATGGAGACACCGGGACGGCGCGAACGCAAGAAGGCGGCCACCCGCCAGGCCTTGGCGGACGCCGCCCTGAAGCTGTTCCTGGAGCGGGGCTACGACCAGGTGAGCATCCGCGACATCGCCGACGCGGCGGACGTGTCGACCACGACGCTGTTCAAGCACTTCACCGGCAAGGAAGCGTTGGTCTTCGACGAGGCTCAGGACCGCGAAGCGAACCTGATCGCCGCCGTGCGAGAGCGCGAAGCAGGGCAGAGCGTCGTCGAGGCCCTACGCGAGTACGTGCTCGCCACTTGGCTCCCGCTCACGGCCCATCCCCAGTACCCCGAGTTCACCGCGCTGGTGAGCGGCACCCCCGCGCTGCAGGAGTACGGCGAACGCATGTGGACCCGGCACGCCGCGGCCCTCGGCGCCGCCATCGCCGAAGACGCCGGCGCGGACCACGACGACGTGGCCTCCCGCGCACTCGCGCGGTTCGTCTTGGACATCCCGGCGCTCACCCGCGGCACATCGGACCCGAGGAAGGCCGTCGAGGAGATCTTCGACCTCCTCACGCACGGCTGGCGCTAG
- a CDS encoding FAD-dependent oxidoreductase: MTISIIGAGPGGLTCARILQKHGIPVTVYDRDPHPLARNQGGNLDLHANDGQFALREAGLLDEFYALARPEGQEMRKLDANGRLLEHHVPAEGELFKPEIDRGQLRGLLLDSLEPGTVRWGSVLERVDLPGRLRFADGTTVETDLVIGADGAWSRVRPAVSAAVPEYSGFTFLEAWFDDVENAHPELAALVGQGGATAADGDRCLFAQRNSGDHIRVYIIQRLPADWVGSRGTSQIRAHLLDAFSGWSPSMLRMITENDGPYVDRPLYVLPVPHAWEHTPSVTLLGDAAHLMPPLGVGVNLAMLDACELALALAGSASLGEAVAVYEKTMLPRSEEFARRLENGVAGLLEVD, translated from the coding sequence ATGACGATCAGCATCATCGGAGCGGGCCCCGGCGGCCTGACCTGCGCCCGCATCCTGCAGAAGCACGGCATCCCCGTGACGGTCTACGACCGCGACCCGCATCCGCTTGCCCGTAACCAGGGCGGCAACCTCGACCTGCACGCGAACGACGGACAGTTCGCGCTGCGCGAAGCCGGTCTGCTCGACGAGTTCTACGCGCTCGCCCGCCCGGAAGGGCAGGAGATGCGCAAGCTGGATGCGAACGGGCGGCTCCTGGAACACCACGTCCCGGCCGAAGGGGAGCTGTTCAAACCGGAGATCGACCGAGGCCAGCTGCGTGGCCTGCTGCTCGACTCGCTGGAGCCGGGCACCGTGCGGTGGGGTTCTGTTTTGGAGAGGGTCGACCTTCCGGGGCGTCTGCGGTTCGCCGACGGGACGACCGTCGAAACGGATCTGGTCATCGGTGCCGACGGCGCGTGGTCACGGGTCCGCCCGGCGGTGTCGGCTGCGGTGCCCGAGTACTCCGGGTTCACCTTCCTGGAGGCCTGGTTCGACGACGTCGAGAACGCGCATCCCGAACTCGCCGCGCTCGTCGGCCAAGGCGGCGCGACGGCGGCCGACGGCGACCGCTGCCTCTTCGCCCAGCGCAACAGCGGCGACCACATCCGGGTCTACATCATCCAGCGCCTCCCCGCGGATTGGGTCGGTTCCCGTGGCACCTCGCAGATCCGCGCTCATCTGCTTGACGCCTTTTCCGGATGGTCGCCATCGATGTTGCGGATGATCACGGAGAACGACGGACCGTATGTGGATCGGCCGCTGTATGTCCTGCCGGTCCCGCACGCGTGGGAGCACACGCCGTCGGTGACCTTGCTCGGCGATGCCGCCCATCTGATGCCTCCGCTCGGCGTCGGCGTCAACCTGGCCATGCTCGATGCCTGCGAACTCGCTCTCGCGCTGGCCGGTTCCGCCAGTCTCGGCGAGGCGGTCGCGGTCTACGAGAAGACCATGCTTCCCCGTTCGGAGGAATTCGCGCGGCGGCTGGAGAACGGTGTGGCGGGTCTGCTCGAAGTGGACTGA
- a CDS encoding HNH endonuclease signature motif containing protein produces the protein MEDYSAFSASYKDCSALTDVECVAVAKEASADIARLEAVRFRAIAQLSRHRDGASSVVQEVAFELSVVDGHAGALVSTAEALTTRLPRTLGLMDRGLVSGAGAAKVAAATGWLSDDDARAADALLEDRLEGKNTEQIRKAASHVAGIVDREGAERRTEHNRAGRRLRVRHGEAGVASIEVEDGPVERVAAAYTRIDREARALRAGGETRTLDQLRADVALDLLLGGQGGPGERSEVFLYMDLNTYLGLNEDPADLAGHGHIPASLAREIASGPDAVLRRIITDPLSGQVLDLGRERYRPTAGLGEFVRVRDRECRRPGCHRVAQACDLDHSVPWQFGGHTSADDLVDLCRRDHRLKDEPGWIYTLAPDGTLTVTTPTGQTYDSSPPPLHEPRPPAPTADEPPPF, from the coding sequence GTGGAAGACTACTCGGCCTTTTCGGCTTCATACAAGGATTGTTCTGCTCTGACCGACGTGGAATGCGTCGCTGTCGCGAAGGAGGCGTCGGCGGATATCGCGCGGTTGGAGGCGGTCCGGTTCCGGGCGATCGCACAGTTGAGCCGTCATCGTGACGGAGCTTCCAGCGTGGTGCAGGAGGTGGCTTTCGAATTGTCTGTTGTGGACGGTCACGCGGGGGCGCTGGTGTCGACGGCGGAGGCGTTGACGACCCGGCTGCCTCGCACGTTGGGGTTGATGGACCGGGGGCTGGTGAGTGGTGCGGGTGCGGCGAAGGTCGCCGCCGCGACCGGATGGCTGTCCGACGACGACGCCCGCGCTGCCGACGCTCTGCTGGAGGATCGGCTGGAGGGCAAGAACACCGAGCAGATCCGGAAAGCGGCGAGTCACGTGGCAGGGATCGTGGATCGGGAAGGGGCGGAGCGGCGTACCGAGCACAATCGTGCGGGCCGTCGTCTCCGGGTGCGCCACGGCGAGGCCGGGGTCGCGTCGATCGAGGTCGAGGACGGCCCGGTGGAGAGGGTGGCCGCGGCTTACACGCGGATCGACCGGGAGGCGCGGGCGCTGCGGGCGGGTGGTGAGACCCGGACGCTGGACCAGTTGCGTGCCGATGTCGCTCTCGATCTCCTGCTCGGTGGGCAGGGTGGGCCCGGTGAACGGTCGGAGGTGTTTCTGTATATGGACTTGAATACTTATCTCGGGTTGAACGAGGATCCCGCGGATCTGGCCGGGCATGGCCATATCCCGGCGTCGCTGGCGCGGGAGATCGCTTCGGGTCCGGACGCGGTGCTGCGGCGGATCATCACCGACCCGTTGTCCGGGCAGGTACTGGACTTGGGGCGGGAGCGGTACCGGCCCACTGCCGGGTTGGGTGAGTTCGTGCGGGTGCGGGATCGTGAGTGCCGAAGACCCGGCTGTCACCGGGTCGCGCAGGCCTGCGACCTCGACCATTCCGTGCCGTGGCAGTTCGGTGGCCATACCAGCGCTGACGATCTGGTCGACCTGTGCCGCCGCGATCACCGGCTCAAGGACGAACCCGGCTGGATCTACACGCTCGCTCCTGATGGCACGCTCACTGTCACCACCCCGACAGGGCAGACCTACGACAGCTCACCACCACCACTGCACGAACCCCGGCCACCGGCGCCCACCGCCGACGAACCACCACCGTTCTGA
- a CDS encoding MFS transporter: MMVGIPGAKELPLPHKNPGVVANVVRGCLGNLVEWYDWFVYASFSIYFAASFFPEGNLTAQLLSTAVVFAVGFLMRPLGGWLLGLYADKFGRRSALTLSVTLMSFGSLTIALTPGYASIGILAPVILVVARLAQGLSVGGEFGSSATYLSEIATPGRRGFYSSFQYVSITVGQLAALLVMIVMQSLLTEAQMYAWGWRIPFVLGAIAGLVVRYLRRSMMESEHFQRSLADSSPSRGGLRVLLRSHRRQVFAVLGLAIGGTVAFYTFTSYLQKYMVNTAGIPKPTASLIGFAALFLFIFMQPVAGALSDRWGRRPVMFGFSVGGMLLTVPIMTLVGKTGNPWIAFLLMITALVFLSGYTALSAIIKAEMFPTNVRALGVGLPHALATAIFGGLSEPIALALKQAGHESVFFWWVTGCIALTFVATLVVREPSRGSALEVTALPARDSVAG; the protein is encoded by the coding sequence ATGATGGTCGGCATTCCCGGAGCGAAGGAGCTTCCCTTGCCGCACAAGAACCCCGGTGTCGTGGCGAACGTGGTCCGCGGCTGCCTCGGCAACCTGGTCGAGTGGTACGACTGGTTCGTCTACGCCTCGTTCAGTATTTATTTCGCGGCGAGTTTCTTCCCCGAGGGAAACCTGACGGCCCAGCTGCTGTCCACGGCCGTCGTGTTCGCGGTCGGCTTCCTGATGCGCCCGCTCGGCGGCTGGCTCCTTGGCCTCTACGCGGACAAGTTCGGCCGCCGGTCGGCGCTGACCCTGTCCGTGACGCTGATGAGCTTCGGTTCGCTGACCATCGCCCTCACGCCCGGCTACGCGTCGATCGGCATCCTCGCACCCGTGATCCTCGTGGTCGCCAGGCTCGCTCAAGGCCTCTCGGTCGGCGGCGAGTTCGGTTCGAGCGCGACCTACCTGTCCGAGATCGCCACTCCGGGGCGACGCGGGTTCTACTCGAGTTTTCAGTACGTCTCGATCACCGTCGGCCAGCTCGCGGCCCTGCTGGTGATGATCGTGATGCAGTCGCTGCTGACCGAGGCGCAGATGTATGCCTGGGGTTGGCGGATCCCGTTCGTGCTCGGCGCTATCGCCGGACTCGTGGTGAGGTACCTCCGGCGCAGCATGATGGAATCGGAGCACTTCCAACGCTCTTTGGCCGACAGCTCGCCCTCCCGCGGTGGTCTGCGGGTCCTGCTGCGTTCGCATCGCCGCCAGGTCTTCGCCGTCCTCGGCCTCGCCATCGGCGGGACGGTGGCTTTCTACACCTTCACCAGCTACCTGCAGAAGTACATGGTGAACACGGCGGGAATCCCCAAGCCCACCGCTTCGCTCATCGGTTTCGCCGCCCTGTTCCTGTTCATCTTCATGCAACCGGTCGCCGGCGCCCTCTCCGACCGCTGGGGCCGCCGCCCGGTCATGTTCGGCTTCTCCGTCGGCGGCATGCTCCTGACCGTGCCGATCATGACGCTCGTCGGCAAGACCGGGAACCCGTGGATCGCCTTCCTGCTCATGATCACGGCGCTGGTGTTCCTCAGCGGCTACACGGCTTTGTCGGCGATCATCAAGGCGGAAATGTTCCCCACCAACGTCCGCGCCCTCGGCGTCGGCCTTCCGCACGCACTGGCGACCGCTATCTTCGGTGGGCTCTCGGAACCGATCGCCTTGGCGCTGAAGCAGGCCGGGCACGAGAGCGTGTTCTTCTGGTGGGTCACCGGCTGTATCGCGCTGACTTTCGTGGCTACGTTGGTGGTGCGGGAACCTTCGCGGGGATCGGCTTTGGAGGTTACGGCTTTGCCTGCTCGGGACTCTGTCGCGGGGTGA